TCATTTGTTATTAGTATGCTTCGCTGGAGctggagcagcagcagcagctCAAGATGAATGCTTGCCAACAAGGTGTGGTGATTCCGGTCCAGTAATTCGATTTCCATTCCGGCTCAAAGATCATCAGCCAGCTCACTGTGGCTACCCTGGTTTCGAATTATCTTGCACCACTGATGATGTCACTCGATTCAACCTCCAGGCATCTGCAAAGAACGTTAACATCCCAATATCAAGCAGTGTTTTTGTTGAGGAAATTGATTACAAATCCCAGGCAATAAAAGTATCAGATTTCAATGCTTCATGTTTTCGCAGGCAGATTCAAAACATAAACTCGTCTGTTTGGCCGTTTACCTTTGATCAGAACGCGTATGATGgcttcactttattcaattgttcCTCATACAACAAGCACTCATTTGCTTATTCTCGGATCAATTGCCTTAGCAGCCCTCATTATGACGTCCTTGCTTTTCGCTCTGCATCAGCTATCTGGCTATTACCATCTTCCTGTACAAAGATGTACAACATTGCAGATATTCCAGACGAGGTACTTTTTGGGCCACCAGATTTTAGTCAAACACAGATTAATCTGTACTGGTCAGAACCATTTTGTGGAAATTGTGAAGCTAATGGAAAGTACTGTAAGTTGAAATCGAATGGCTCGGGTCATGAAACCGAATGCCTTGACATTCCAGAACAGCCTGGCAAAGGTACATCTTTAGAACTGCTTTCCCTTTTCAATCTCTAAATTGGTACAGTTTTTATCCTTGGGAGTACTTTCTGAATAATAGTAATTAGCAACATAACATACAAGTCATAGCCATAACCTAGTTTAAAGTATTTTATTGTCTTAAGAGATCAAGAATGTCATATGTTTTTTTCCTTCTAATCAACAATTACTACAAGCTAATAATGCTATCATCCTCATTTTACAGGGCTGTCAAAGCAAGTTACTATTGCAATTGTACTAGGTAGCGTGTTTGCCTTTGTGTTAATCGTTCTAGCAGTCTATACGATTGTCAAATTGAAAATAAAGAAAGAGGATCAGAAAAGGATTGAGAGGTTACTGGAGGATTATAAGTCTCTGAGACCTACAAGATACAGTTACGCAGATATTAAGAAGATCACAGAGCAATTCAAGTATAAACTTGGTCAAGGAGGCTATGGGGAAGTATACAGAGGGAAGCTTTCAAATGAAATTCTTGTCGCGGTTAAGGTCCTTAACAATTTCAAGGGTGAAGGAGAAGACTTCATCAATGAAGTGGGCAGCATAGGTCGAATTCACCATGTGAACGTTGTGCGCTTAGTTGGTTATTGTGCTGATGGATATAGACGAGCTCTCGTGTATGAATATTTACCAAACGACACACTTCAAAAGATCATATCATCAGGGAATGGAAGAGGGTCACCACTAGGTTGGGAGAAGATGCAGCAAATAGCTGTAGGAACCGCCAAAGGTATCGAGTATTTGCATCAAGGGTGCAATCAACGAATTGTTCACTTTGACATTAAACCTCATAATATCTTGCTAGACCAAGATTTCAATCCAAAAGTTGCGGATTTTGGTCTGGCAAAGTTGTGCTCGAAGGAACAAAGTGCTGTGTCAATGACTGCTGCTCGAGGCACCATTGGCTATATTGCCCCTGAAGTGTTCTCCAGGAACTATGGGGATGTGTCATATAGAGCAGATATTTATAGTTTTGGCATGCTGTTGCTGGATACGATTGGTGGAAGAAAGAAATTTAAAGCCGCAAATGAGCAAAGCAATATCAGTGAGATTTACTACCCAGAGTGGATGTACAAACAGCTGGAGAAAGGAGAAGAAATAGCAATCCAAATTGAGAATGAAGATGACAGCAGCATAATCAAGAAACTAGCAATTGTAGGACTTTGGTGCATTCAGTGGTCTCCATTGGATAGACCATCAATGAAAGTTGTGATTCAAATGCTAGAAGGAGAAGGCATTCCAATTATGCCTGCAAATCCATTCGGTTCAATGAATTTGACTGCTGCAGAGGGAAGTCAATTCATCAATGAGCTTGGAAGCAGTTTTGAAACCGGTGCAAGTTCCAATTGAGTAAGCGATGCACGATATTTGTCTCCACAATAGAACAGAATAAGACTGAAGTTACTTAATACTACTAGCTAGTGTCCTTGGTGTATATTTGTATCAATTTGATTGTTGTAAATTGTACCGAATAGACTGAATAAAGTattggaaatcttacggaaaatacctGATCACGAACCCTGTAAGGGATTCTTGAACAATCTCATAGCTTGAGGCATatcaattaagacactgtccttaaggatgtTTCACCAGATATACATGTATCCCCacgattcaacaagctcttctagtacaaactaggagccagaatctaacaaaaaTTTTACATAGGTAAAAACCCAGCATAAGAGAATATAGGAAGGAGGAATTTGATTCTTGGTTTTTTCTATCTCACAAGATGAACACACAAGTTCATATATTTAGGAAGATGAACACTGATGTCTAATTCCTTTTGTTGCTGCTAGCATTCCAAAAGTTTAAGTGGAGTAAAAGCCATAATGGCAATTGACAATAAAGACAATTTATTTGGCCAAATTGAATAGAGAGACGTTGAGCAACATAATTATTTGACCAAATTGAATTGTAGACATTAAGGAGATTAATGAAATAATTcttattctttttgagatataatattttttcaacaattcctcactatctcaaaaagaataataAGGAATTAAAAAGTTTTGCTAGGTTTCCACATatctcaaaagaaaaaaaaaggagaaagaacaTTTTCCTGGGTTTCAATATATGAGTACAATGCATCGAAGCTGGTGTTGCGTAGAATATAAACCAGACctagataaaataaaattatacttACGGAATAATTGGTGAAGTTTAGAACTTCTGTAAACCAAGAATTCTTTTGTAAGTTCATGgtcttattctatcacattatactcgcacaatctttgtcgttatcgCGGTTTTGCGCTAGGAGGTCATGTGCGTGTTTTGGCATTCATGAGTGCTTCGGAAATCTTTCACAATTTTATAAGAGTGGcaccactccacactcatataggtcCACCCATCCACCCATCAAGTGTATTCTACTACAAAGAATATGATAATGAATTAAGAGTTTATAGCTCAACCTCTCTTTGTCTTGTCGTAATTGCACTATATTCACATATCATATGAAGGGACATAATTTAATAGTGCATAgttgatcaactaatgacttgttattacgcatatgaacctaattcatgggatctccaatcacataggtGAGGTCACCATCATTGTTGATATTCTCAATTGACAAAAGTCCCATTCCCCTCGATGTTTCTTTTATTCTAGTGAATCGGCCAAATTCACCTCAGACTTCACATAATTCATAGAAATAATTCCATCTCACAACAGCGTTGTTTTATCACTGTATGATGTTTTATTGCCATTAAAACATTTATTTATTCGCTACAGCTAACGCTGCTTGGCAACCACAATATATAGACACATTGGTTTTATCACAACCTCCGCACTTAGAAGTGTCTTAGCCTTATTTCTAACCAACTCCAAACCATAAACTCATATTTCATTATTGTCTACTTGGCTGATTTTCATATTTTAACACCCCCACAATTGGTAAACACATAATCACTGATGGATTTTGAGATCCATTAAGCATTATTGTACCCTCTCTAGTACAACAAATATTAATTCATTATAACACATTATCATGAGTTGCTTCTCTCCAAAATAATACACCAATTGAAGAAATAACACCATATAATATATTTTAGTATCATTATCAACAAGAAAAAATATTCACCTACTTTTTCGTCTTTacaaattctcattttcaaaatCATTTCGAACAATAAGACCACGTGAAAtattatcatttttttaaaagcaaaaaaaaatctCTCAACATAAATTTAGTAAGAGAGGGTAACCCCACATTTTCAAAAGTTCTAAgataatgaaataaaattttcATAACTCATAAGAAATATTAGTAATTTCTCATAAGATATTTCATCTTATAAATACAAGCTAATAATATAACTTGACTCAAGTAATCATTTAAAATTTACTCACGCTATGACATCATCAACAAATATTTTAAGAGAGCAAGCAATATGAGAAAAGTAAGTATCAATATTCATTAATAGTTTcttcatttattttaaaaaaaaaatagtagtagTTAGCACAAATAAACTATGATTACAATATCTATTGCtcacaaaaatattattttcgtTTGACACGACCTTATCATAATCAAATAACCTtcgctctattttttttttttaaatacgagTTTAAGAAGCACTTTCTCTTTCCAAGAACTTTAGTAGTTCTTGAATCACCAACATAAATAGATcatttttcttcttcaacttgggTGACACAAAATTATTTTGTTAGCACAAAAAAGCTTAGTAGCACCAAAGTCATCTAACATCCAATGTCTCACCCACAATATTCGATAGGGAAATAACCATAATAATTATGTCATCCGCTTAGTCAAATTTATTTTTACTTAGCGGAATTATCATTTCTCTGAATCTTCTTCTACATTTACGGATATGATGGTTTAATTTGTCTCACACCAAACAATTGTTATTACCATTATTGGTTTTCAGAATCCAAATCACCAATCAACAATCACATGATAAGACTCTTTTGTTAGTGTCACTTTCATTAGCATATTCAAGTATCAACATGAACTTTTTAAATATAAAGGCAACACAGAGCTTAACTTCCACACAAACAAAATAATAACCTGACAGTAGATTGAAAGGGAGATTCTGAACTTCTTCTTTTACCATTTAGCTAAATTGTTACTGCTTCTAATGTAAGATGTGCAACCAATTACGCTTCAAGCTTTAAGCAAGTAACACTGAAATCATAATTAGAACTTATAAAGTGCAAGCTCTAATGAGGCACAAACCTTGGATCTATTCTTCTTTGTTAAATTACTATCGATATGTACTAGGACATCAGATTTAGAATTACCCAATTGATCACTCATGATCTCTAGCAACATAAGTAAACTGTAATATTGATGCATTAGGAAattaagttctaccactacgctGAAACAAATAACATATTGCCTCTTCAAACTGTTAAGATAGGAGATTTAAAACACTCAAGATAAAGAGAACTACAAAAACATCTCTTAGAAGACTAAAGAAATAACGTGCAATTTATTTCACAATAAAAATGAACATACATAATAACACACTACAAATACACATCAGTAAATAACGTACAATCCCAAACACTACTAAAATTAGAAGAAGGTTATATGTATCATCTTGAGACTAAAGTTTATCCACCTATTATATTCTCACGAGGATAAGCATGAAATAATAAATGTTGAGGATGTATTACTTCAATTAAGCATAACTGATACTAGATATAATGTTACACAAAAACATGTTCAGTGAAAGATGTTACCGTCCGTTCGTAATTGGTATTCTCCGTAAGAACATAGTTGAGAAATATCTTCAagattgttggaaatcttacggaaaatacttgatcacgaactcTACAAGGAATTCTTAAACAATCTCATAGCTTTAGGCATGTCAATTAAAACACTATCTTTAAGAATATTTCACTCAGTATAGGTGTATCCCctaggattcaacaagctcttctagtataaaACTAGAAGCCAGGAC
The nucleotide sequence above comes from Lycium barbarum isolate Lr01 chromosome 3, ASM1917538v2, whole genome shotgun sequence. Encoded proteins:
- the LOC132632053 gene encoding rust resistance kinase Lr10-like — its product is MTPIFNIHLFLHLLLVCFAGAGAAAAAQDECLPTRCGDSGPVIRFPFRLKDHQPAHCGYPGFELSCTTDDVTRFNLQASAKNVNIPISSSVFVEEIDYKSQAIKVSDFNASCFRRQIQNINSSVWPFTFDQNAYDGFTLFNCSSYNKHSFAYSRINCLSSPHYDVLAFRSASAIWLLPSSCTKMYNIADIPDEVLFGPPDFSQTQINLYWSEPFCGNCEANGKYCKLKSNGSGHETECLDIPEQPGKGLSKQVTIAIVLGSVFAFVLIVLAVYTIVKLKIKKEDQKRIERLLEDYKSLRPTRYSYADIKKITEQFKYKLGQGGYGEVYRGKLSNEILVAVKVLNNFKGEGEDFINEVGSIGRIHHVNVVRLVGYCADGYRRALVYEYLPNDTLQKIISSGNGRGSPLGWEKMQQIAVGTAKGIEYLHQGCNQRIVHFDIKPHNILLDQDFNPKVADFGLAKLCSKEQSAVSMTAARGTIGYIAPEVFSRNYGDVSYRADIYSFGMLLLDTIGGRKKFKAANEQSNISEIYYPEWMYKQLEKGEEIAIQIENEDDSSIIKKLAIVGLWCIQWSPLDRPSMKVVIQMLEGEGIPIMPANPFGSMNLTAAEGSQFINELGSSFETGASSN